A genomic region of Acidobacteriota bacterium contains the following coding sequences:
- a CDS encoding carbohydrate kinase family protein: MTQPAKTWDVITVGDLFTDIVMSGFRAWPEPGEEAFAKEARREIGGGAAITACGLSRLEQRVTVLSVIGNDGDWLAQRLTECGVTAELLHRSRHDTTGVTVSVSTAKDRAFYTYAGANRELQPLLLTEPNVRRALTEARHVHLALPAQPGLLSTLPRALKPTGCTLSLDVGWHPDWLRKRAHLQALRELDLFMPNEREAELLTGQSDPEAMLRAFARAGLRGVALKLGERGSILLWEDEIYRCPPLEVKAVDTTGAGDCFNAGFIYAWLNGEPPQRRLQYGNVCGALSTQKLGGLEGFPVLRQLQTSLRKLPK; encoded by the coding sequence ATGACGCAACCAGCTAAGACTTGGGATGTAATCACGGTGGGCGATTTGTTCACCGATATTGTGATGTCCGGCTTCCGCGCCTGGCCGGAACCGGGCGAAGAGGCGTTTGCCAAAGAGGCACGGCGCGAAATCGGCGGCGGCGCGGCCATCACGGCTTGCGGGCTGAGCCGTCTGGAACAGCGCGTCACCGTGCTCTCGGTGATCGGCAATGACGGCGATTGGCTGGCGCAACGCCTGACCGAGTGCGGCGTGACCGCCGAATTGCTGCACCGCAGCCGTCACGACACGACGGGCGTGACGGTCAGCGTTTCGACGGCCAAAGACCGCGCCTTTTACACCTACGCCGGGGCCAACCGCGAACTGCAACCATTGTTGCTCACCGAACCGAATGTGCGCCGCGCCCTCACCGAAGCGCGCCACGTGCACCTAGCCCTGCCCGCGCAACCTGGACTGCTCTCGACCTTGCCCCGCGCGTTGAAACCCACAGGCTGCACGCTCTCGCTCGATGTAGGCTGGCATCCGGATTGGTTGCGTAAACGCGCCCACCTGCAAGCCCTGCGCGAGTTGGATTTATTCATGCCCAACGAGCGCGAAGCCGAATTGCTCACCGGCCAATCCGACCCGGAAGCCATGTTGCGCGCCTTTGCCAGAGCGGGCTTGCGCGGCGTCGCCCTGAAGCTGGGCGAGCGCGGTTCGATCCTGCTGTGGGAAGACGAAATTTACCGCTGCCCGCCGCTCGAAGTGAAAGCCGTAGACACCACGGGCGCGGGCGATTGTTTCAACGCTGGGTTCATCTATGCCTGGCTCAATGGCGAGCCGCCCCAACGGCGCTTGCAATACGGCAACGTATGCGGTGCGCTCTCGACACAAAAACTGGGCGGCCTCGAAGGCTTCCCGGTCTTGCGGCAGCTCCAAACTTCGCTGCGCAAGCTACCCAAATAA
- a CDS encoding inositol oxygenase, producing MSYLIAPHKNADPNNPFINNLQHAENYRHYDEQTNRPSVKELYRLNHQNQTLAVVLAKKAEYGQLNRKQMGIWEAMEWLNTLVDDSDPDLALPQTIHALQTAEAIRQDGHPRWFILAGLIHDLGKMLCFFDEPQWAVVGDTFPVGCAFSDKIVYHELFAANPDAQHSVYSTSNGIYEPGCGLDNVHLSWGHDEYLYQVCKDYLPQEALWMIRYHSCYPVHREGAYTHLLNAGDRELLKWVRAFNPYDLYSKCEIQPNLEELRPYYEDLIAEFFPAKINW from the coding sequence ATGTCTTATTTGATCGCGCCACATAAAAATGCTGATCCGAACAATCCCTTCATCAACAATCTGCAACACGCCGAAAACTATCGGCACTACGATGAGCAAACCAATCGTCCTAGCGTCAAGGAACTCTATCGGCTCAATCATCAAAATCAGACGCTCGCTGTCGTGCTCGCTAAAAAGGCCGAGTACGGCCAACTGAACCGCAAGCAGATGGGCATCTGGGAAGCGATGGAATGGCTCAACACGCTGGTGGATGACAGCGACCCCGACTTGGCGCTGCCGCAAACCATCCACGCGCTGCAAACCGCCGAAGCCATCCGGCAGGATGGGCATCCGCGTTGGTTCATTCTGGCCGGCCTGATTCACGATCTGGGCAAGATGCTGTGCTTCTTCGACGAACCGCAGTGGGCCGTCGTGGGCGACACCTTCCCGGTCGGCTGCGCCTTTTCAGACAAGATCGTCTATCACGAATTGTTTGCGGCGAACCCGGACGCGCAACACTCGGTTTACTCAACGTCGAACGGTATCTATGAGCCGGGTTGCGGCCTGGACAATGTGCATCTGTCGTGGGGCCACGACGAATATCTGTACCAAGTCTGCAAAGACTATCTGCCGCAAGAAGCGCTCTGGATGATCCGCTACCACTCCTGCTACCCGGTGCACCGCGAAGGCGCTTACACGCATTTGCTGAACGCCGGCGATCGGGAATTGCTGAAATGGGTGCGCGCCTTCAACCCTTACGATCTCTATTCCAAATGCGAGATACAGCCGAACCTCGAAGAGTTACGGCCTTATTATGAAGACCTGATTGCCGAGTTCTTCCCGGCAAAGATCAACTGGTAG